The following is a genomic window from Hyalangium gracile.
TGGCCTTCTGGTACTCGAACGTACCGGAGATGGTGGGCGGGAAGTCCTCGCGCTGCGGGGGCCCTTCTGCTGGAGGCGGTCCAGGCGAACCTGGGCCGGGATCCGGAAGTCGCGAAGCTCGTCCGACGCCTTGAGCACCTTGTCGTTGCGCACGATGCCCGAGAGCTGCGAGGCGGCACGGCGCGCGGGGGTGGACTCGAACTGAGCCCGGAGGTGGGCCGTCTGGGCGGTGGGCGCTTGATCGCCGTCCGCTGAGCCACGGGGTGGACGCGGTGGAGGTGGGACGCAGGGAACGGTTCGTCAGCGAAGGGGCGGCGAGGCGGGACATGGTGTGCTTCGTGGGAAGTGGGCGAGTGGTCCCACTGGCGAGTGAGCCTCGGACGTGCTGGCGACGGCAGGGAGGCCTACTTCCCTGCACGCGGAGGAGGCGCCTCCTCGAACACGTACTCGTGCTGGGCGTCGCGAGTGATGAGCTGTCGCTTGCCACCCTGGCTTGAGACGACGAACTCCAGGCCCTCGAGGCCCGGCTCGATGGTCGAGAACGAGAGGGTACCGTCCTCGTTCCTACGCGAGCCCATCGCGCTCTTCCACTCGCCCAGATCGAACACCGTGCGGGTGCCCTGCGTGCGCACCGTGAGGGTGCCCAGCGCGTCGTTCCGGTAGTGCGCGGCGAGCTCCTTCACGGCCGCGGCATCCGGGGGCACGGTGACGCGCTCGCGGGAGGCCTTCACCAGGGCGCGCAGCTGCTGCGCCGCGGCGCGCACGTCGTCCTCCGCCTCGGGCTGGCCGTCGAAGAGCACCTCGAGCAGCCTGCGCATGAAGGGGCGACGCATGCGGACGCCGGCGTCCGAGTTCGTGAGGATGACGGCGCCCACGCCGTGCTCGGGCAGCCAGAGCATGTCGCTGTGGTGGCCGAACAAGTCACCGCCGTGGTGCACCACCTTCACGCCCCACGTCGTGTCCACCGCGAGCCCCATGCCGTAGGTGCGGTCCGCTCCCGCCAGCACCTGCGGTGCGTAGCGCGCGAGCAGGTTCTGCTCCGAGACGAGCTGCCGGCCATCGGGCAGCTTGCCCCTGGCCAGCTCCAGCTGCACGTAGCGCGACAGGTCGCGCGCGCTGGTCCACACGCCGCCCGCGGGGCGCACGAAGATGACGGAGGTGTTCAGGGACATGGGCATCACCGTCGTGCGGCCCTCCAGATCCAGCCCGTGCGCGCTCGCGTGGTTGGTGCTCTGCGCGCGCTTGAAGTCGAACGTGGTGCCGCGCATGCCGAGCGGCTCGAACAGCTCGCGCGTCATCGCCGCGTCGTAGGCCGCGCCTGGCTCGCGGTCCGGGTAGGCGAGGTGCCCGGCGACGTAGCCGGCGGCCGCGGCCATCAGGTTGCTGTACTGGAACACCTCGCCGAAGCGGCTGGTGGGCTGCATGGTGCCCAGCAGCTTCATGGCGGAGGCGGGCGTGGCACGCTCCCACTCGAAGAGCCACTCCATGTCCTGGCGCGGCATGCCGGTGCACGCGCACACCAGGTGGCGCACCTGCACGCGGGCCGTCGTGTCCGGGTCGCCCAGCTTGAAGCTCGGGTCCACCTCCACGACGGGCTGCTCCCAGCGCAGCTTGCCGGCATCCACGAGTCGGGCCAGCAGCAGCGTCGTCATCGCCTTGGTGTTGGAGGCGGCCAGGAAGAGCGTGTCGGCGTCCACCGGCTGCGGCTTGCCGAGCTCGCGCACTCCGTGGCCTCCCTCGAAGACGACCTTGCCCCCGTCGATGAGGCTGATGGCCACGCCGGGGACGTCCAACTCGCGCGCCGCCTTCGCCACGAACTCGCGCATCTTCGCCACGCGCTCCGCATCCAGCGGGTGCGGCGTCTTCCCGGCGAAGGACTCGCGCTGGTAGCCGGCGGGGCGCAGGCTGGTGAGCACCTGCCCGAAGGGCGCGCGTCGCCGCTCGATCGTGGGCTCGCTGGCGTCCAGCAGCACCACCGTCCACGCCTTGCCCGCCCGAAGCGCGAAGGCCCGCACCACTCGCCGCTCGTTGGGCGAGGTCTCGTAGATGTATACCCTGCGCTCCTGCCAGCCGTTGCGCCCGGGCTCCTCCATCTCCACCTCCAGCGGCCGCTTCATCTCCGGCTTGTGCACCTTCCACGCCGCGGCCACGGCGGCATTGGCGTCGGTCGCGCTCACGTCGACGAGCGCCACGTGCGTGTCCTGCTCCGGCGGGCTCAGCTCCACGGACGACTCGCGCATGCGCAGCGACCAGCCTCCCGGCGCGGTGAAGGTGGCTCCAGCGGGAGTGGCCCGAGGAGCGTCGGCCTCCAGAACCTGAGGAGCGGGTGGCGCGGCGACGGGCGCGGGCGCGGGCGCTGCAGCCTCCGCGGCTGGCGGCGGCGGGGTAGGGGAGGGCGGCGGCGCGGAGGCGCACGCGGTGAGCAGGAGCCCTAGCACTGTGGGTGCGGCGATGGTGCGTCCGGTCATGGAATGGCCCTCGAGGTGCGTGGAGCGGTGCACCCTACCAGCGCCGCCGAGGCATTCAACGCGTGGCAAGTCCGCGCAGCACCTCGTTGGCACTCGTGAGGGAGCGGCGGAGCGGCCCCGCTGCGTGGTGGCTCGATCGGCTATGCTCGGGACGCGATTGCTGGGTTAGGGCTCAGGGGGGCTTTTGAGCAACGACGCTTCGAGGACATCCGCCACACCACCCACCGAGACACCCTGGGCGCTCGCGCAGCGCCTGGTGGAGCAGGGCCTGCCGGTCACCACCGTGCGCGAGCGGCTGCTGCGGTCGGGCCTCCCGGAAGAGGACGTGACGACCCTGCTGCGCGCGCTCAGCCTGAAGTCCGTGGCGGGCCCGGGGGAGAGGGGTGGACCGGATCAGCAGCCCAACGAGTTGGGCGTCCTGGTGGGCATGGTGAAGGCGGGGCTCGCCGCGAATGCCTTGCTCGCCACGGGAGAGGCCGGAGCGGGGAAGCGGATGCTCGACGATCTGATGGGCGTGACGAACAGCTTCATGGGCGGAGCGCTGGTCGATGCTCCCGTGGTGCCATCCCAGCCGAACGTCACGAGCTCGGATTCGGCGGCCCCGGAGGTGGCTCGCTTCGAGGTGGCGGACGGCTCGCCACGCTGTCGGGTGCATCCCCAGCTGCCCTCGGTGGGCACCTGCCGGCGCTGCGGTGCTTTGGCATGTTACACCTGTGCTCCGAGGAAGGGCTTCGGCGGCACCGCGTTCTGCGCCGCATGCGAGCAGCATCCCGCGGTGCACGAAGCACGGGTGAGGAAGGTCGCTCGCGGCCTCGCGGTGACGGTGGGGCTGGAGGTCGTGCTGCTCCTGTTCATCGCTCCGCTGCTCGGCACGCTCCCGCTTTCGGAAAAACTCCCCGTTCCCTCCGAGGTCGCACTGAGCCTTCCCTTCGCCGCGCTGGCACTGGCGCAGTGGTTCGTGCGCCACCCGTGGCCAGGGGCGGTGGGGGCCGTCCTCTCGGGCGGGCTGATGCTCGCCACGCTCTTCGACTCCCAGAACGAGGTGCCCGCTGAGCTCCTCCTGCTCCTGCTGGCGCCGATGGCCGCCATGCTCTTCGCGCTCGAGCGGCTGACCGTTCGGCGCAAGGCATGGCGTTCGGTGCCGGGCGCGAAGGTGGCCTGAAGCGCCTCCCGGGTTGAGGTTCCGAGGGCTTCGCGCTGGACGCGTCCGCCCTGGGCTTCCAGGGGGCTGGTGTCGACGACCGCACCGTTCGTAGAGTGGCTCCCGGTGGCTCACGTCACCGCTCTCGACGAGTCACGCCCATGATGATGCGCTATCGCGTGCTGAAGCGACGCTTTGACGGAGCTGCCTTCCTGGCGGACTGGAAGGCGAAGGTTCAGCAAGACAAGAGGGACCTCAAGCAGCACGCGAGGGCCATCTTCTGGCTCAACGGGCCGTTTGCGCTCCTCTACGCCCTGCCACTCTCGGCGGGACTGCGGCTGATGGGAGTCTTCGAGGCCCTCGTCTCAGGGGCACGACAGGTCGAGGCGACCGAGCTCGAAGGAACCGAAGGCGAGCTCCGACAGCAGCTGCTTGCGGGACGAATCCAAGGGACAGACCTCGTCCTGGTCGATGGCGGATGGCAGTCATTTGCCGATACCGCGCTCTTCGAGGACACCTGCGACGAGGCGCAGCGCCGGAATCGGTGGTGGACCTGGCTCTCCTGGAGCCTCTCGATGCTGCTCGGGATCGCGCTCATCGTGGCCCTCATATGGGGCCTCTTCGCCCTCCCTGGCTGGCTCATGTCCGTCGACTAAAGGAGGTCCGAAGAAGTGTCTGCACCCTGGAGACAGGCCCCGTGTCCTGGGAACGGTCCAGCCAGGGAGGCCGCCCTGTGCGCGGACCGCTGGCGAACTGGTATGACAAGCAGACCAGTTCGGACAGCGTGAGCCCGGCAGGAGGGCGGACCGGACGCGGGGGCGGACTCGGACTCGGAGCTACATGGCCGAGGCAGGTGCGGTGTGCGGCGAGGCGGTCGGGTCAGGGCCGCTCCGCCTGCCCACCGGTATCGCCCAGGACCTCCGCGAGGAAGGCTTGCAGGGAGCTCTCCGCGCGTCGGGCTGCCGCGGGGTTGTAGAGGATCCCCGCCTGAGGCCTGTTCGCGCCTGGGAACGTGAAGGCGTGCATGGCGTGGCCGTAGGCATGGAGCTGCCAGTCGGCCTGGGCCTCCGTCAGCTCCCGAGCGATCGCCAGCACATCCGCGGGCGGGGCCACCGGATCCTCCCAGCCGTGGAGGATGAGCACCCGGGCCGCCATGGGCGCCTGCGGCCCCAGCCTGGGCGGATGGAGCATGCCGTGTACGCTCACTACGCCCTTCAGGCCGGGCGGGACACTCCGCGCGAGATCCAGGACACAGAGCCCGCCGAAGCAATAACCGAGCGCCGCGATGCGGTCCGGGTCGACGAGGGGGTGTCTCCTGGCGGCGGCCAGTCCCGCTTCGAGCCGTCTGCGCAGCAGGCCCCGGTCCTCCAGGAAGGGCGCCATCAGCCGGGAGTTGTCGTCCGTCTCGCCGCCTCGGACGCCCTTGCCATACACATCGATGGCGAAGCCGAGGTAGCCCTGGTGAGCCATCCGCTCCGTCAAGGCGCGGATGCTCTCGTTCTGTCCGTCCCAGGCATGGGCGACGAGGACGCAAGGGAGCCGGGAACGGCTCGACTCCGCGTGAGCGACGTAGGCCTGGCAGACGGTCTCGCCCTCGGGGTAGTCGAGAAACCCGGTGCGGAGCGGTGGAGACGTGGGGTGTGACATCCGATGGTCCCTCTCGGTCTGGAGAGGGGGGCAGGCTAGCGGCGCTCGGCGCGGTCGTATTGAACGAACGCGACATGGTCGAGGCGGTCAGAGGAAGTGAGCCAGTCCCTCGGGAGCGGCGTTCGGATCCCGGGTGAAGTGCGCGGCCATGGGGGACATGGCCGAGCGCGCGTACTGACCGGGCGTCACGCCCAGGTACTGCCGCCACGAGCGGATCCGGTGGGCCTGGTCACTGTAGCCGTCGAGCGGATCGCCCGTGCCCGTCTGGGCCGCATGCAGGCTCGTCTGGATCCGCTGGAGGGTGACCAGACGCTTCGGGCTGTGGCCCACGTACGACTGGAACCAGCGCTCGAGCTGGCGCCGCGACACCGCCGCCGCGGAGGCCGCGGCATCGACCCGCGTCGTCCGCAGGAGCGCCTCGCAGGCACGCGAGAGCCGCTCGACCTCCGTGGACGGCCGGATCGCCGCCAGTCGGTGGAGCAGCCACTGGTCCAGGCGCGCGGCGACCAGGTGCGGCTCCCAGGCTCCAGAGAGATCCTCGCGCAGGCGTCGCGCCACGCCGTCCCCCAGCACGGAGCCCAGCTCGAGCTGGTTGTCGCTGGCCGCCAGCCCTGTCCGAGGGAAGAGGCGGGCCAGCCCATGGGCCCTGAGCATGACCATGACGAAGGAGCAGCCCTCGCCAGAAGTCCACGAGCGCGGTTGGCTCTGGATGCCCAGCAGGGAGGCCTGGGGCCCGCCCACCGCGAACTCCCCCGTGCACGGCCGGCCGAAGTTGATCGTCAGCACGGCGGCGGCATGAGGGGTCGTGCGGATGGGCTGGCCCGCGTAGACGCCGTCCAGGTCCTCGATGAACCAGTAGCCCATCACCCAGGGGGCGAGCGCCGGTGTCGGAGGAATCCCGAGCAGGAGCATCGCGGGAGCCTACAACGCCCGGGCGCGCGGGGCCGCGCGTCGAGCGCCTTGCAGCCAGTCCGCCGCGTGCGTGTGTCCCGGTTCCCGTCCCCACGCGCTCATGAGGCTCCCAGCGGCAATCGGCGCTCCGGGGCGGGCCCGCTGTCTCCTGACGGGACGCCCCGCCTTCGGCTCGAAGAGCCCGTGTGCTCCACGCCATGCGCGAGCTGGAAGAGCCTCCGGGCGATCAAGAGCAGCCAGAGCCACATCGGCACGAGCGAGAGGAGCGACAGGACGATGCCGAGCTTCCCCGCGGAGGCTGGCACCACGCTCAGCGCGCCGAACACGAGCCCGGTGAGGGCCGTCGCCTTGCCGAACACCTGGCTGCGCAGCATGACCGTGGCAGTGATCAAGATGACGATGGCGCCGAGGACATAGCTCACATTGAAGGCGCTCCCCTGCCAGGTCGCGATCATCGCTTGACCCGCGGCCAGGGCCATCAGCCGCTCCTGCTCCGTGGCGGCGGCGGCGTACTGCTTGCTGAGCGCGAGCAGCTCGAATGCCGTGTTCGAGCCGAGGTACGTCGTGATCGCCACGAGCTCCGCGCTCACGGCGACGGTCATCCACGTGGGACTGACCTCTCGGAGGGCCACGTAGAGAGCCAGGAACATGAGCCCCAGGAGGACATTGTCGACCATCAGCAGGAGGTCCATGTCGACCAGCGCGATGAAGCTGTGAGCGCGAAACAGCGCGAACCAGCCCTCCACCGTGTCCGGCGGCGGCCAGAGCACGTAGATGGCAATCTGGAAGGGAACCAGCGCGAGGACAGCGATGGCCGCCACCGCGCCTGCCCTGTAGAGAGGCCGCCAAGAGGTGTTCATGCCCATGTGCCCTATGGGCCGCGGTTCTCCCGCACCGTCTCCGCGGTCTGGCCCAGCTCTCCCGCGAGCAGCACGATGAGGTCATCCAGCGACACCATGCCGATGGCCTTCCCGTCGACATCGATGACCGGGAGGCGGCGCACTCCCATCTGGCGCATGGTGAACGCCGCCTCATCGATCCGGTCGCTCACTCGGACGACGACGGGGTTGGCGCTCATTACCTCCTGGATGGAAGTAGCGCGCGGATCCCTCCGTCCCGCAAGGACCCGGCAGACGATGTCCCGGTCCGTCAGGATGCCGATCGGTATACCCGGCTCGTCCACGATGACGAGGGCGCCCACGTGCTGCTGAGCCATTTTCTCCGCGGCAACCTGGACCGTCTCAGTTGCCAGGGCTACGGCCATGGGTTTCCGACAGAAGCGTTCGAGTGACATGCCGCAAGCTAGAGCAGGGCGTGTCCGGGCAGGAGTGTCCATCAGGGGAGAGGATCTGTTCGGTTTGAAGCCCCGC
Proteins encoded in this region:
- a CDS encoding helix-turn-helix domain-containing protein, whose amino-acid sequence is MLLLGIPPTPALAPWVMGYWFIEDLDGVYAGQPIRTTPHAAAVLTINFGRPCTGEFAVGGPQASLLGIQSQPRSWTSGEGCSFVMVMLRAHGLARLFPRTGLAASDNQLELGSVLGDGVARRLREDLSGAWEPHLVAARLDQWLLHRLAAIRPSTEVERLSRACEALLRTTRVDAAASAAAVSRRQLERWFQSYVGHSPKRLVTLQRIQTSLHAAQTGTGDPLDGYSDQAHRIRSWRQYLGVTPGQYARSAMSPMAAHFTRDPNAAPEGLAHFL
- a CDS encoding serine hydrolase domain-containing protein, translating into MTGRTIAAPTVLGLLLTACASAPPPSPTPPPPAAEAAAPAPAPVAAPPAPQVLEADAPRATPAGATFTAPGGWSLRMRESSVELSPPEQDTHVALVDVSATDANAAVAAAWKVHKPEMKRPLEVEMEEPGRNGWQERRVYIYETSPNERRVVRAFALRAGKAWTVVLLDASEPTIERRRAPFGQVLTSLRPAGYQRESFAGKTPHPLDAERVAKMREFVAKAARELDVPGVAISLIDGGKVVFEGGHGVRELGKPQPVDADTLFLAASNTKAMTTLLLARLVDAGKLRWEQPVVEVDPSFKLGDPDTTARVQVRHLVCACTGMPRQDMEWLFEWERATPASAMKLLGTMQPTSRFGEVFQYSNLMAAAAGYVAGHLAYPDREPGAAYDAAMTRELFEPLGMRGTTFDFKRAQSTNHASAHGLDLEGRTTVMPMSLNTSVIFVRPAGGVWTSARDLSRYVQLELARGKLPDGRQLVSEQNLLARYAPQVLAGADRTYGMGLAVDTTWGVKVVHHGGDLFGHHSDMLWLPEHGVGAVILTNSDAGVRMRRPFMRRLLEVLFDGQPEAEDDVRAAAQQLRALVKASRERVTVPPDAAAVKELAAHYRNDALGTLTVRTQGTRTVFDLGEWKSAMGSRRNEDGTLSFSTIEPGLEGLEFVVSSQGGKRQLITRDAQHEYVFEEAPPPRAGK
- a CDS encoding dienelactone hydrolase family protein, which gives rise to MSHPTSPPLRTGFLDYPEGETVCQAYVAHAESSRSRLPCVLVAHAWDGQNESIRALTERMAHQGYLGFAIDVYGKGVRGGETDDNSRLMAPFLEDRGLLRRRLEAGLAAARRHPLVDPDRIAALGYCFGGLCVLDLARSVPPGLKGVVSVHGMLHPPRLGPQAPMAARVLILHGWEDPVAPPADVLAIARELTEAQADWQLHAYGHAMHAFTFPGANRPQAGILYNPAAARRAESSLQAFLAEVLGDTGGQAERP
- a CDS encoding CBS domain-containing protein — encoded protein: MDTPARTRPALACGMSLERFCRKPMAVALATETVQVAAEKMAQQHVGALVIVDEPGIPIGILTDRDIVCRVLAGRRDPRATSIQEVMSANPVVVRVSDRIDEAAFTMRQMGVRRLPVIDVDGKAIGMVSLDDLIVLLAGELGQTAETVRENRGP